The following proteins are encoded in a genomic region of Novosphingobium sp. PP1Y:
- a CDS encoding nitrilase-related carbon-nitrogen hydrolase → MMTEREKREGYEAKADWTSRRELIKGVSAGLAVSFPAMASASRVGAESHGIISREPYLIALAHVPADAALRIGPGVEKLVELIHVASANGAQLLACGELWLPGYPKDINFQTDWRASNWAGYVANSMTVGDANWLRISAAARENHIHVSFGFSEIAGDYAYMSQTLIGNAGETVLVRRKIRPSGSERQCWSDDGMRANLHVATTRLGRVSLLECFEHLRPQSVFPVMAQLPNLHIAAWPLLPRTDATTQWWERTEVGYAAAAHASLVSGAVTLLPAVGYAAVFEKGVCAAEIAPESTKPLLFHKVVPDDSWTGHVADPEGEFSYGIARLILKNHPGPSLPDPEHA, encoded by the coding sequence ATGATGACGGAAAGGGAAAAGCGCGAGGGGTATGAAGCCAAAGCGGATTGGACTTCTCGGCGCGAATTGATCAAGGGCGTTTCCGCCGGGCTCGCCGTGTCTTTTCCGGCAATGGCATCCGCGTCGCGTGTCGGTGCGGAAAGCCATGGCATCATATCTCGCGAGCCATATCTGATCGCTCTCGCGCATGTGCCTGCGGACGCAGCGCTGCGAATTGGCCCCGGCGTCGAGAAGCTCGTCGAACTGATCCACGTGGCTAGTGCTAACGGCGCGCAACTCCTGGCGTGCGGGGAACTTTGGCTGCCGGGCTATCCCAAGGATATCAACTTCCAGACCGACTGGAGGGCAAGCAATTGGGCAGGCTACGTCGCAAACTCCATGACGGTAGGCGACGCGAACTGGCTCCGGATTTCCGCGGCAGCGCGGGAGAACCACATCCATGTGAGCTTCGGATTCAGCGAAATCGCAGGCGATTACGCCTACATGAGCCAGACCCTGATCGGCAATGCCGGCGAGACCGTTCTGGTTCGCCGCAAAATCCGCCCTTCAGGGAGCGAGCGACAGTGTTGGAGCGATGACGGAATGAGGGCCAACCTTCATGTTGCCACCACACGCTTGGGCAGGGTCAGCCTGCTCGAATGCTTCGAGCATTTGAGGCCGCAATCTGTCTTCCCCGTCATGGCGCAATTGCCCAATCTGCACATCGCAGCCTGGCCGTTGCTGCCCAGGACCGATGCGACAACGCAGTGGTGGGAAAGAACCGAGGTAGGTTATGCAGCGGCGGCCCATGCGTCGCTGGTATCTGGTGCCGTCACACTCTTGCCAGCAGTTGGCTATGCTGCGGTCTTCGAAAAGGGAGTCTGCGCGGCCGAAATCGCTCCTGAATCGACCAAACCGCTTCTCTTCCACAAGGTCGTGCCTGACGACAGTTGGACTGGACATGTCGCTGACCCGGAAGGTGAATTTTCCTATGGTATCGCGCGTTTGATCCTGAAAAATCACCCTGGACCCAGCCTTCCTGATCCGGAGCATGCGTAG
- a CDS encoding LacI family DNA-binding transcriptional regulator yields the protein MPENPSAKKTTPQKPSNLGPMKELKKSDSQRIKSKPTIVDVAELAGVSFKTVSRVINNQSYVGEATRARVLEAIDALNFVPNMGARTIRGGRHMTIALLFPERKSQYQMEVQDAALGACRSAGYHLIAESLAAEVLQNKGQIAAQLSDLRVSGFIVMPPVCDNHELIETLQELSLPYSRLAPGEHLKTGAEVVVDDAVAVRTMVDHLWSLGHRRIGFIVGNASHTSSRIRLGAFLDHFARLAGTVPLDMVRQGDFTSSSGFEAAASLLDLPNPPTAIFASNDEMATGVISCALGRGIAVPEKLSVCGFDNSPVASLIWPSLTTINQPLTEMVHAAVQQLIRPRSNRRVELDLSLIIRQSTGPAP from the coding sequence ATGCCAGAAAATCCGTCCGCCAAGAAGACTACACCGCAGAAACCAAGTAACCTGGGGCCGATGAAAGAATTAAAGAAATCAGACAGCCAAAGGATCAAATCCAAACCGACCATTGTCGATGTGGCGGAGCTCGCCGGCGTGTCCTTCAAGACAGTTTCGCGGGTCATCAATAATCAGTCCTATGTCGGCGAGGCAACGCGGGCGCGGGTACTGGAGGCGATCGATGCACTGAATTTCGTCCCCAACATGGGGGCTCGTACAATTCGCGGCGGCCGCCACATGACAATTGCCCTGTTGTTTCCCGAACGAAAATCCCAATACCAGATGGAAGTTCAGGACGCTGCACTCGGTGCATGTCGGAGCGCTGGCTATCACCTGATCGCCGAATCGCTGGCCGCAGAAGTCCTGCAGAACAAGGGTCAGATCGCAGCGCAGCTTTCGGATCTACGCGTGTCGGGGTTTATCGTCATGCCGCCGGTCTGCGACAACCATGAGCTGATTGAGACCCTGCAAGAACTGAGCCTGCCCTACTCGCGGCTTGCTCCGGGCGAACATTTGAAAACCGGAGCGGAAGTGGTTGTTGACGATGCCGTAGCCGTCAGAACCATGGTGGATCATTTGTGGTCCCTGGGCCATCGCCGAATTGGTTTTATCGTCGGCAATGCAAGCCACACTTCGTCAAGAATCCGGCTTGGGGCATTTCTCGATCATTTTGCAAGGCTCGCGGGCACTGTCCCACTCGACATGGTTCGTCAGGGCGATTTCACATCAAGTTCCGGCTTCGAGGCTGCGGCTAGCTTGCTTGACCTGCCCAATCCGCCAACCGCGATATTTGCCTCGAACGATGAGATGGCAACGGGCGTCATATCCTGCGCCTTGGGGCGCGGGATTGCCGTTCCCGAAAAGCTATCGGTTTGCGGGTTCGACAACAGTCCGGTGGCCAGCCTGATCTGGCCATCCCTTACAACCATCAATCAACCGCTGACTGAAATGGTCCATGCCGCCGTGCAGCAGCTGATCAGGCCACGTTCGAACCGGCGGGTAGAGCTCGATCTGAGCCTGATCATCCGCCAATCAACTGGACCCGCGCCATAG
- a CDS encoding MarR family winged helix-turn-helix transcriptional regulator — translation MSAKIKASKQTDPSVKAWDGWESLSSEFKESIAFNLRLAQSASFSEFRRITEEDGLKPGDYAVLRMICENPGITPSQISTANSRDKSTLTPHLKSLERQGLISRRKSTEDRRVQHLFLTPVGQDKVAVLSEHAKSHDAALDALMTTAEKRKLLTLLVRIARWQGA, via the coding sequence ATGTCGGCCAAGATCAAAGCATCAAAACAAACCGATCCAAGCGTGAAGGCGTGGGACGGATGGGAGTCCCTGTCGAGCGAATTCAAGGAAAGCATCGCGTTCAATCTGCGCCTTGCACAATCCGCGTCTTTTTCAGAATTCCGGCGCATTACCGAGGAAGACGGATTGAAGCCGGGCGACTACGCCGTGCTGCGAATGATCTGCGAAAACCCCGGCATCACGCCGTCGCAAATCAGCACGGCGAATAGCCGCGACAAGTCCACTCTCACGCCGCATCTGAAGAGCCTTGAACGACAGGGCCTGATCTCGCGCCGGAAGAGTACAGAAGATCGCCGGGTCCAGCATCTGTTCTTGACTCCAGTAGGCCAGGACAAGGTCGCCGTTCTCTCGGAACATGCAAAGAGTCACGACGCGGCTCTCGATGCTCTCATGACGACCGCCGAAAAACGGAAGCTGCTCACGCTGCTGGTCCGCATCGCGCGCTGGCAGGGGGCCTGA
- a CDS encoding aldehyde dehydrogenase, giving the protein MKAIDVPKVTARAASAFPVWAAMGPNARRAVLMKAAAALEARQDDFVAAMMNETGSTAGWAMFNLGLAAGIVREAAALTTHITGEVIPSDRSGCIAMALKEPVGVILGIAPWNAPIILGVRAIAVPLACGNSVILKASEACPRTHILIVEAFAEAGFPEGTVNLVTNAPEDAAEVVGALIDAPEVKRINFTGSTGVGKIIAKRAAEHLKPCLLELGGKAPLLVLEDTDLDEAVKAAAFGAFMNQGQICMSTERVIVVENVADAFIEKFTAKARALPVGDPREGKTPLGAVIDRKTVDHVNSLIDDAVAKGASVAAGGKGDSVLMPATVVTGVTSEMDLYRDESFGPVVALIRARDEEQAIELANDSQYGLSAAVFTRDTARGLSVARRIHSGICHVNGPTVHDEAQMPFGGVGASGYGRFGGKAGIDSFTETRWITVETQPGHYPI; this is encoded by the coding sequence ATGAAGGCGATCGACGTTCCCAAGGTGACCGCACGCGCCGCATCGGCCTTTCCCGTCTGGGCGGCGATGGGCCCCAATGCCCGCCGCGCCGTGTTGATGAAAGCCGCCGCCGCGCTCGAAGCGCGCCAGGACGATTTTGTTGCCGCAATGATGAACGAAACCGGATCCACCGCGGGATGGGCCATGTTCAACCTTGGCCTTGCCGCAGGCATCGTGCGCGAGGCGGCTGCGCTGACGACGCATATCACTGGCGAGGTGATCCCGTCGGACAGGTCGGGCTGCATCGCCATGGCGCTCAAGGAACCGGTTGGCGTGATTCTGGGCATCGCGCCCTGGAATGCGCCGATCATTCTGGGCGTGCGCGCCATTGCGGTGCCCTTGGCCTGCGGGAACAGCGTGATCCTGAAGGCCAGCGAAGCTTGCCCGCGCACGCACATTTTGATTGTCGAGGCCTTCGCGGAAGCTGGCTTCCCGGAAGGTACCGTCAATCTCGTCACCAACGCCCCGGAAGATGCAGCCGAAGTGGTCGGCGCGCTGATCGATGCGCCGGAAGTGAAACGTATCAATTTCACGGGTTCGACCGGGGTCGGCAAAATCATCGCCAAACGCGCGGCCGAGCATTTGAAGCCTTGCCTGCTCGAACTTGGCGGCAAGGCGCCCTTGCTGGTACTCGAGGATACAGACCTTGACGAAGCGGTCAAAGCGGCGGCATTTGGTGCCTTCATGAACCAGGGCCAGATCTGCATGTCGACCGAACGGGTCATAGTGGTGGAAAACGTGGCCGATGCGTTCATAGAAAAGTTCACGGCCAAGGCCCGCGCTTTGCCCGTCGGCGACCCGCGCGAGGGCAAGACGCCCCTCGGCGCGGTGATCGACCGCAAGACCGTGGATCACGTGAACAGCCTGATCGACGACGCGGTGGCCAAGGGCGCCAGCGTGGCCGCAGGCGGAAAGGGTGACAGCGTGCTGATGCCGGCGACTGTCGTCACGGGCGTCACCTCGGAGATGGACCTCTACCGCGACGAAAGCTTCGGTCCGGTCGTCGCGTTGATCCGCGCCCGCGACGAGGAACAGGCAATCGAGCTAGCCAACGACAGCCAATATGGCCTGTCAGCGGCGGTCTTCACACGCGACACGGCGCGCGGATTGAGCGTTGCCCGGCGAATTCACTCCGGCATCTGCCATGTTAACGGTCCGACCGTGCATGACGAGGCGCAGATGCCTTTCGGCGGAGTAGGCGCTTCAGGCTATGGCCGTTTCGGTGGCAAGGCTGGTATCGACAGCTTCACCGAAACCCGCTGGATCACCGTCGAAACACAGCCGGGGCATTATCCCATCTGA
- a CDS encoding aromatic-ring-hydroxylating dioxygenase subunit beta — protein sequence MLDPAQVTALITREALLLDRRRWREWLDLYSEDCVFWMPAWLDEETTTSDPHAELSHIYYKGRHNLEDRVWRATSDLSVASDILPRVCHQVTNIMVEGADSATAAFCSHVYEPKRQRQRSLFGRYDYQFVNQAGELKIAAKTITLMNDRIETVADFYMV from the coding sequence ATGCTTGATCCGGCGCAGGTGACCGCGCTGATCACGCGCGAGGCGCTGCTGCTCGACCGCCGGCGCTGGCGCGAGTGGCTAGATCTCTATAGCGAGGACTGCGTCTTCTGGATGCCCGCCTGGCTCGATGAAGAGACGACCACAAGCGATCCGCACGCCGAGTTGTCGCACATCTACTACAAGGGGCGGCACAATCTGGAGGACCGCGTGTGGCGTGCCACTTCGGACCTATCGGTTGCATCGGACATTCTGCCGCGTGTCTGTCATCAGGTCACCAACATCATGGTCGAAGGGGCAGATAGCGCGACAGCAGCGTTCTGCTCGCACGTCTACGAACCCAAGCGTCAGCGGCAGCGCAGCCTGTTCGGGCGTTACGATTATCAGTTCGTCAACCAAGCCGGCGAGCTCAAGATTGCCGCCAAAACGATCACTCTGATGAATGACCGGATCGAAACGGTCGCCGATTTCTACATGGTCTGA
- a CDS encoding SRPBCC family protein has translation MTIEDIRALVDDRPSNGWFSVNRAAFTDEALFEQEIRHVFEGGWVFLGMESQAPDKHSYFTVTIGRIPIVVMRDGEGKLDAFVNACPHKGALICHRRAGKGRLHVCRYHSWSFDSAGRNVAVKGMNAGAYSEEFISRDRNLSRLPAFANYRGFLFGSLVPTCPIEEHLGEARRLLDLSADQGEDGLELVPGEIVFTFDGNWKYQLENCSDAYHFTSAHPSYIRLLDKRAKERRPESVRSIWEKDKNWSEEAEGVTGGSYSFDEGHVLNWGLIAVSDAVPLFERAEILAERYGAARRDWMFNMRNLTIFPNLQLAENASSQLRIIRPLAANKTEMRTFCIAPRGESAEARRQRIRNYEDFFNPTGMATPDDTVSYEDCQAGNANPLQSWAYGYCRGATASVTGGNAFSDLLEMNPARSVLGDAMLCDETLYHSYYRAWLARMEAGAAQETHDA, from the coding sequence ATGACCATTGAAGACATCAGGGCGCTGGTCGATGACCGGCCTTCAAATGGCTGGTTTAGTGTAAACCGCGCTGCATTCACCGACGAAGCCCTGTTCGAACAGGAGATCCGCCACGTTTTCGAAGGCGGATGGGTATTCCTGGGAATGGAAAGCCAGGCGCCGGACAAGCATAGCTATTTCACCGTCACCATTGGCCGCATCCCCATCGTCGTCATGCGGGACGGCGAGGGAAAGCTGGACGCCTTCGTCAATGCCTGTCCGCACAAGGGCGCATTGATCTGTCACCGCCGAGCCGGCAAGGGGCGGCTTCACGTCTGCCGCTACCACAGCTGGAGTTTCGACAGCGCGGGGCGCAACGTCGCGGTCAAGGGTATGAACGCAGGAGCCTATTCCGAAGAGTTCATTAGCCGAGATCGCAACCTGTCACGTCTGCCAGCCTTTGCGAACTATCGCGGCTTTCTGTTCGGCAGCCTCGTCCCGACCTGCCCGATCGAAGAGCATCTCGGCGAAGCGCGGCGCCTGCTGGACTTGTCGGCGGACCAAGGCGAGGACGGCCTCGAACTTGTTCCCGGAGAGATAGTCTTCACATTCGACGGGAACTGGAAATACCAGCTCGAAAACTGCTCCGACGCCTATCATTTTACCTCGGCCCATCCATCCTACATCCGCCTTCTGGACAAGCGCGCCAAGGAAAGGCGACCGGAATCGGTACGGTCGATCTGGGAAAAGGACAAGAACTGGAGCGAGGAAGCCGAGGGCGTAACCGGCGGCTCTTACAGCTTTGACGAAGGACATGTGCTCAATTGGGGGCTGATTGCCGTCAGCGATGCCGTTCCCCTGTTCGAGCGCGCCGAAATATTGGCCGAACGGTATGGCGCTGCCCGCAGGGACTGGATGTTCAACATGCGGAACCTGACCATTTTTCCGAACCTGCAACTTGCCGAAAACGCATCGAGCCAATTGCGTATCATCCGCCCGCTAGCGGCCAACAAGACCGAGATGCGCACGTTTTGCATCGCCCCGCGTGGAGAGAGCGCAGAAGCCCGCCGTCAGCGGATCCGCAATTACGAGGATTTCTTCAATCCGACCGGCATGGCGACGCCAGACGATACCGTAAGCTATGAAGATTGCCAGGCGGGGAATGCCAACCCCCTGCAAAGCTGGGCCTATGGATATTGCCGCGGCGCGACGGCCAGCGTGACGGGCGGAAATGCCTTTTCCGACCTCCTGGAAATGAACCCGGCGCGCAGCGTGCTCGGCGACGCCATGCTATGCGACGAAACGCTCTATCACAGCTATTATCGCGCATGGCTGGCGCGGATGGAAGCAGGCGCGGCCCAGGAGACACACGATGCTTGA
- a CDS encoding TonB-dependent receptor, producing the protein MFRKVGTPGGSDTQGGENAFNARFKLKFIASDTLGFLFSADYTRARQEARPSTLLFTKAGPNDGTVASAYNGCIFGQAPTFICSNRGVVGTSFSGVNVDADPNNNRLPISDAFVTSDIDKSYARGSNFDNLTSWGLSLTTNLELSDGASLKLITAYRSLDSKFGSEIAATPIILNDASFAMDQKQFSQEFQLNHDSLDGRLKGTLGLYYFSETGGLLDTPVFAEGLIQIYGPNRFSNKAYAAFAHEHFDLTDKLGLTFGVRYTKENKKFRGDQQDLNAFWARAGAGVDPNVVTSLPLPFLPDQNDLTRLYPFGLNKLSFSNVSIKAGAEYKFSPAVMAYYSFAQGFKSGGWTTRLLSPSTLTANDLTFRPEKANTHEIGLKSKLLDGHLRLNLAAFSTAYKDIQITEIIAISPAFKNAGEATIRGFEAESEARFGGFGLTAGIGYLDAHYTKMSPGATIPVTNDLVNAPEWSVSLGANYRHELANGSAFTLNGDYNYKSSTSPDAENSPYLRSGNVGLLNGSLAFDDADDRWGVTFGVKNITDKRFVVGGYDQSGPNAIGYVGVGYSPPRQWYLTLRVKN; encoded by the coding sequence ATGTTCCGCAAGGTGGGAACACCTGGTGGGTCGGATACCCAGGGCGGAGAGAATGCCTTCAATGCCCGCTTCAAGTTAAAATTCATTGCCAGTGATACACTCGGCTTCCTGTTCTCGGCCGATTACACGCGCGCGCGGCAGGAAGCACGGCCCAGCACCCTGTTGTTCACGAAAGCTGGACCCAACGATGGCACGGTGGCGTCGGCCTATAACGGTTGCATCTTCGGCCAGGCCCCCACTTTCATTTGCAGCAATCGCGGCGTGGTCGGCACCAGTTTTTCCGGGGTCAACGTCGATGCCGATCCCAATAACAATCGCCTGCCAATCTCCGACGCGTTCGTCACCAGCGATATAGACAAGAGTTACGCGCGCGGCAGCAACTTCGACAATCTGACCTCTTGGGGACTGTCACTCACCACGAATCTCGAACTTTCCGACGGCGCCTCGTTAAAATTGATTACGGCCTATCGCTCGCTCGACTCGAAATTCGGCAGCGAAATCGCGGCAACGCCGATCATCCTCAACGACGCCTCGTTCGCAATGGACCAGAAACAGTTCTCGCAGGAATTTCAACTCAACCATGACAGCCTTGATGGTCGCCTGAAGGGTACTCTCGGCCTTTACTATTTCTCCGAAACCGGTGGCCTGCTGGATACGCCAGTCTTCGCTGAAGGTCTGATCCAGATCTACGGTCCAAACCGCTTTAGCAACAAGGCCTATGCCGCCTTTGCGCACGAACATTTTGACCTTACGGACAAGCTCGGACTGACCTTCGGCGTGCGATATACCAAGGAAAACAAGAAGTTTCGTGGTGATCAGCAGGATCTGAACGCGTTCTGGGCGCGCGCCGGGGCCGGCGTTGATCCGAATGTCGTCACCTCCCTGCCGCTGCCGTTCCTGCCCGACCAGAACGACCTTACCCGGCTTTACCCCTTCGGCCTGAACAAGCTGAGCTTCAGTAATGTCTCGATCAAGGCGGGCGCGGAATACAAGTTCTCCCCGGCTGTGATGGCCTATTACTCTTTCGCGCAGGGCTTCAAATCAGGCGGTTGGACCACCCGCCTTCTCTCACCTTCGACCTTGACCGCAAATGACCTGACTTTCCGCCCGGAAAAGGCGAACACGCACGAAATCGGCCTGAAGTCCAAGCTGCTGGACGGGCATCTGCGCCTTAATCTGGCGGCCTTTTCCACCGCATACAAGGATATCCAGATCACCGAAATCATCGCCATTTCCCCGGCGTTCAAGAACGCGGGAGAAGCAACGATCCGGGGTTTTGAAGCGGAATCCGAGGCCAGGTTTGGCGGCTTCGGCCTTACAGCCGGTATTGGCTATCTTGACGCCCACTACACCAAGATGTCACCCGGCGCGACAATTCCGGTGACCAACGACCTCGTCAACGCGCCGGAGTGGTCGGTCAGCCTTGGCGCCAATTACCGCCATGAGTTGGCGAACGGATCGGCATTCACCCTGAACGGCGATTACAATTACAAGAGCAGCACTTCGCCGGACGCTGAAAATTCGCCCTATCTCCGATCGGGCAACGTCGGACTGCTGAACGGCTCACTTGCTTTCGACGATGCCGATGACCGGTGGGGCGTCACTTTCGGGGTCAAGAATATCACTGACAAGCGGTTCGTGGTGGGCGGTTATGACCAGTCTGGCCCGAACGCCATTGGCTATGTGGGCGTCGGCTATTCGCCGCCGCGTCAGTGGTATCTTACCCTTCGCGTCAAGAACTGA
- a CDS encoding TonB-dependent receptor has protein sequence MKQQHKIAIGRTSVAALLLGSMLARMPTAMAQETTTASDDSIGEIVVTVTKRSENMQNVPIAISALSGTALEQKGITSVGQIGGYVPNIDIKNTVSFAGSSQILVATVRGIGQNDFAFNLEPGVGVYIDGVYYARSLGAVVDLLDLERIEVLKGPQGDLFGRNTIGGALNIVTRDPARDFRYQLEGTTGSFSRTYVRGSIDLPLIEDTLLSQASFSYKHRDGYQKADSVPWSSWNDHRSGHVPQGGNTWWVGYPGRRECLQCPLQVKIHCQ, from the coding sequence ATGAAACAGCAACACAAGATAGCCATCGGCCGCACGTCGGTCGCCGCCCTGCTGCTCGGCAGCATGCTCGCAAGGATGCCTACGGCCATGGCGCAGGAGACCACGACGGCATCAGATGACAGTATCGGCGAAATCGTCGTCACCGTCACGAAGCGATCGGAAAACATGCAAAATGTGCCGATCGCCATTTCGGCGCTCAGCGGCACCGCCCTCGAACAAAAGGGTATCACGAGCGTCGGCCAGATCGGCGGCTATGTCCCGAACATCGACATCAAGAACACTGTCTCCTTTGCCGGTTCGTCGCAGATTCTGGTCGCCACCGTGCGCGGCATCGGCCAGAACGATTTCGCCTTCAACCTTGAACCGGGCGTCGGCGTCTATATCGATGGCGTGTACTATGCCCGGTCGCTGGGCGCGGTGGTCGATCTGCTCGACCTTGAACGCATCGAAGTCCTCAAAGGACCGCAGGGCGACCTGTTTGGGCGAAATACCATTGGTGGGGCGCTCAACATCGTGACCCGCGACCCAGCGAGGGACTTCCGCTATCAGCTTGAAGGGACGACCGGCAGCTTCAGCCGCACCTACGTGCGCGGATCGATCGACCTGCCGCTGATCGAGGACACTTTGCTCTCTCAGGCATCCTTCTCTTACAAGCACCGCGATGGTTACCAAAAAGCGGATTCCGTTCCCTGGTCTTCCTGGAACGATCACCGATCAGGGCATGTTCCGCAAGGTGGGAACACCTGGTGGGTCGGATACCCAGGGCGGAGAGAATGCCTTCAATGCCCGCTTCAAGTTAAAATTCATTGCCAGTGA
- a CDS encoding helix-turn-helix domain-containing protein: MQLADKCFTQRDCSSFSYWREAVCETFVDLDCRQHNSSSFRGQIQNRQLLDVSFVTVSATPHTVVRDAQRIARSSDDFFLLSIIHEGEMGIEQRGRMTRLQRGEFAIYDTTEPYRIILDQPFVQSVLRFDRKEITDRVLNPSLLTSRAVACDKGMGAITSTYIRQLGAQLEEVFPMSGRQLRNTLLDLVAASLKDLDGESAPPVREGHHFFLNRALSFVEDNLLDETLSCESVAQAMGVSSRYLRKLFEGRKHTLSEWIWHRRLEESLKSLGESQGAQRSITAIAYDLGFKDPAHFSKAFKVKFGMTPREYRLCGATGPAH; the protein is encoded by the coding sequence ATGCAGCTAGCGGATAAGTGCTTCACTCAGCGTGATTGTTCGTCATTTTCCTACTGGCGCGAGGCCGTCTGCGAAACATTTGTCGACCTCGATTGCCGCCAACACAACAGCAGCAGTTTCAGAGGCCAGATCCAAAACCGCCAACTGCTCGACGTCTCTTTCGTGACCGTTTCCGCAACCCCGCACACGGTCGTGCGGGATGCGCAGCGCATCGCCCGCTCTAGCGATGATTTCTTCCTGCTCAGCATCATACACGAAGGCGAGATGGGTATCGAGCAGCGCGGTCGTATGACCCGCCTGCAACGGGGCGAGTTCGCCATTTACGACACGACCGAACCATACCGCATCATTCTCGATCAACCTTTTGTGCAGTCTGTCCTGCGGTTCGATCGCAAGGAAATAACCGACCGGGTGCTCAATCCTTCGTTGCTGACCTCCCGAGCTGTCGCCTGCGACAAGGGCATGGGAGCCATCACCTCGACCTATATCCGGCAGCTGGGCGCGCAACTGGAAGAAGTTTTCCCGATGAGCGGCCGGCAATTGCGAAACACCCTGCTCGACCTTGTGGCCGCCTCATTGAAAGATCTGGATGGAGAAAGCGCGCCTCCCGTCCGCGAAGGGCATCATTTTTTCCTCAACCGAGCGTTGAGTTTCGTCGAAGATAACCTACTGGACGAAACCCTGTCCTGTGAAAGCGTGGCCCAGGCGATGGGGGTTTCAAGCCGTTACCTGCGGAAACTGTTCGAAGGTCGCAAGCATACCCTGTCCGAGTGGATCTGGCACCGCAGGCTGGAGGAGAGCCTCAAGTCGTTGGGCGAGAGTCAGGGTGCCCAGCGATCGATCACCGCGATCGCCTATGACTTGGGGTTCAAGGATCCGGCCCACTTCAGCAAAGCCTTCAAGGTCAAATTCGGCATGACACCACGCGAGTACCGGCTGTGCGGCGCGACAGGACCAGCACACTGA
- a CDS encoding carbon-nitrogen hydrolase family protein: protein MPGYPFWAWLDAPAWGMKFVQRYFDNAMTADGVEAQRLMQAAIDNDIFVSMGYVERAGGSLYIAQLFLDPDTRTATPRRKLKATHVERSVFGEGDGSDFVVHETRLGRIGQLCCWEHVHPLNKYAMYAMHEQVHIAAWPCFSLYQGKAYALGAEMNSAVSQVYALEGGCFVIAATSVMTKAQQDMLCETDMHRDLLPLGGGASMIFGPDGSRLCQSLRPDEEGLLYADIDLGIIALAKAAADPVGHYARSDVFKVCLDRSARCALEGPGSQEPTRAWQLLDPKD, encoded by the coding sequence ATTCCGGGCTATCCTTTCTGGGCCTGGCTCGACGCGCCGGCCTGGGGCATGAAGTTCGTCCAGCGCTATTTCGACAATGCGATGACCGCCGATGGGGTTGAGGCGCAGCGCCTTATGCAAGCCGCGATCGACAACGATATCTTCGTGTCGATGGGTTATGTCGAGCGCGCGGGCGGTAGCCTCTATATCGCGCAGCTCTTTCTCGATCCGGATACGCGAACCGCGACCCCGCGGCGTAAGCTCAAGGCCACGCACGTCGAACGTTCCGTCTTCGGTGAAGGCGACGGCAGCGATTTTGTCGTTCATGAAACCAGGCTGGGGCGGATCGGCCAGTTGTGCTGCTGGGAACATGTCCATCCGCTCAACAAATATGCGATGTACGCCATGCATGAACAGGTCCACATCGCCGCCTGGCCGTGCTTCTCGCTGTATCAAGGCAAGGCCTATGCCCTTGGAGCAGAGATGAACAGCGCGGTCTCGCAGGTTTACGCCCTCGAAGGCGGCTGCTTCGTGATCGCGGCGACCAGCGTCATGACGAAGGCCCAGCAGGATATGCTTTGCGAGACGGACATGCACCGCGACCTGCTTCCGCTCGGTGGGGGAGCCTCGATGATCTTCGGTCCGGATGGCTCGCGTCTGTGCCAATCGTTGCGTCCAGATGAGGAAGGGCTGCTTTACGCCGATATCGACCTCGGCATCATTGCGCTCGCAAAGGCTGCGGCCGACCCGGTAGGGCATTACGCGCGCAGCGACGTGTTCAAGGTCTGTCTCGACAGGAGTGCGCGCTGCGCACTGGAGGGTCCGGGCTCGCAAGAGCCGACGCGCGCCTGGCAACTGCTCGACCCCAAGGACTGA